From the genome of Pseudoliparis swirei isolate HS2019 ecotype Mariana Trench chromosome 10, NWPU_hadal_v1, whole genome shotgun sequence, one region includes:
- the LOC130200617 gene encoding uncharacterized protein LOC130200617: MDNTVISKMCGGNLIHLKRLMLLLLLAGLQPVRSTAGEEPEPQDDLEQGETLTCAIEAPLYVTVGVPSSVECDSDCRGCSFSLSLDGQSAHGQGSVLAFTVDRWVEALTVTCTVVSGDNRPNATTTKRLQVLAGPANVSIAGPDLMHPSVSHTYSCHAYCRPSCTYSWRMDEGPWLSGQGNVISITPQETDDSKLLLCKATSGVSGLFVFATRNIAVISGPQQVQIHGPDVIEIAQKYEFECAAECRPACRYVSSVDGQSVRGGVFQISVDRPLASVTLRCEAQNTASKRTATAVKTVQITGSDRSPLDRSPAARPEGASAVLLLAFIVSAGFVPQVLPM; the protein is encoded by the exons ATGGATAATACCGTCATATCCAAAATGTGCGGAGGAAACTTAATTCACCTGAAAAGACTCatgttgctgctgctcctgGCAG GCCTCCAGCCGGTCCGGTCCACCGCCGGAGAGGAACCTGAACCACAGGACGACCTTGAGC AAGGAGAGACCCTCACCTGCGCCATCGAGGCTCCGCTCTACGTGACCGTGGGCGTGCCGAGCAGCGTTGAATGTGACAGCGACTGCCGGGGATgctccttctctctgtctctggatGGGCAGAGTGCCCATGGGCAAGGCAGCGTGTTGGCCTTCACCGTCGACCGCTGGGTGGAGGCCCTCACGGTGACGTGTACGGTCGTGAGCGGCGACAACCGGCCGAACGCCACGACCACAAAGCGGCTGCAGGTGTTGG CCGGACCCGCCAACGTCTCCATCGCTGGCCCCGATCTGATGCACCCGTCTGTGAGCCACACCTACAGTTGCCACGCCTACTGTCGGCCATCTTGCACCTACTCCTGGAGGATGGATGAAGGCCCGTGGTTGAGTGGTCAGGGGAACGTTATTTCTATCACCCCTCAGGAGACGGACGACTCCAAACTCCTGCTCTGCAAAGCCACCAGCGGCGTGTCGGGGCTGTTCGTCTTCGCCACTCGGAACATAGCCGTGATAT CCGGTCCTCAACAGGTTCAGATCCACGGCCCCGACGTCATCGAGATTGCGCAAAAGTACGAGTTTGAGTGCGCCGCCGAGTGTCGGCCGGCGTGCCGCTACGTGTCGTCCGTGGACGGCCAGAGCGTGAGGGGCGGCGTGTTCCAGATCTCCGTGGATCGCCCGCTGGCATCGGTCACGCTCCGGTGCGAGGCTCAGAACACGGCGTCCAAGAGGACCGCCACGGCCGTGAAGACGGTGCAGATAACAG GGTCGGACCGGAGCCCGTTGGACCGGAGCCCGGCCGCTCGGCCTGAAGGGGCCTcggcggtgctgctgctggcctTCATCGTGTCTGCTGGCTTCGTCCCGCAGGTCTTACCGATGTAG
- the mapk12b gene encoding mitogen-activated protein kinase 12b isoform X1: MSRPASRTGYYRQEVNRTAWEVPERYRDLKQVGTGAYGTVCSAWDRRMGTQVAIKKLHRPFQSKLFAKRAYRELRLLKHMKHENVIGLMDVFTAEIALDRLRDFYLVMPFMGTDLGKLMKLERLSEDRVQFLVYQMLKGLKYIHSAGIIHRDLKPGNLAINPDCELKILDFGLARQADSEMTGYVVTRWYRAPEVILNWMHYTQTVDIWSAGCIMAEMLLGKPLFKGSDHLDQLREIMKVTGTPAADFVVKLHSQDAKNYIRSLPPVPKRDLQALFSTASSNAVCVLEKMLLLDPECRASASETLDLPFFSEYEEEEEEGEALPYDQTMDNTDLPLDQWKRHTFTEILTFRPPRDSKETSL, encoded by the exons ATGAGCCGACCCGCATCCCGGACCGGATACTACCGACAGGAGGTCAACAGGACCGCGTGGGAGGTTCCGGAGAGGTACCGGGACCTGAAGCAGGTCGGAACGGGAGCCTACGGGACGGTGTG CTCAGCATGGGACCGCCGGATGGGGACGCAGGTGGCCATCAAGAAACTCCACCGGCCCTTCCAGTCCAAACTCTTCGCCAAGAGGGCGTACCGGGAACTGCGGCTCctcaaacacatgaagcacGAAAAC GTCATCGGCCTGATGGACGTGTTCACCGCCGAGATCGCGTTGGACCGCCTGCGTGACTT TTACCTGGTGATGCCGTTCATGGGCACGGACCTCGGCAAGCTGATGAAGCTGGAGAGGCTCTCGGAGGACAGGGTCCAGTTCCTCGTCTACCAGATGCTGAAGGGCCTCAAG tacATCCACTCGGCAGGGATCATTCACAGG GACCTGAAACCTGGAAATCTAGCCATCAACCCGGACTGCGAGCTGAAG ATCCTCGACTTCGGCCTGGCGAGGCAAGCCGACTCGGAGATGACCGGCTACGTGGTGACGCGCTGGTACCGGGCGCCCGAGGTCATCCTCAACTGGATGCACTACACGCAGACCG TGGACATCTGGTCGGCCGGCTGCATCATGGCGGAGATGCTGCTGGGGAAGCCGCTGTTCAAGGGGAGCGATc accTGGACCAGCTCAGAGAAATCATGAAGGTCACAGGAACCCCGGCGGCGGACTTTGTGGTGAAGCTCCACAGCCaagac gccAAGAACTACATCCGGAGTCTCCCCCCGGTGCCCAAAAGAGACCTGCAGGCCCTCTTCTCCACAGCCAGCTCCAACG CCGTGTGCGTCCTGGAGAAGATGCTACTCCTGGACCCGGAGTGCAGGGCGAGCGCCTCGGAGACGCTGGACCTGCCGTTCTTCAGCGAgtacgaagaggaagaggaggagggggaggcgcTGCCCTACGACCAGACCATGGACAACACGGACCTGCCGCTGGACCAGTGGAAAC GTCACACCTTCACAGAGATACTGACCTTCAGGCCGCCCCGGGACTCCAAAGAGACGTCACTttag
- the mapk12b gene encoding mitogen-activated protein kinase 12b isoform X2: MGTQVAIKKLHRPFQSKLFAKRAYRELRLLKHMKHENVIGLMDVFTAEIALDRLRDFYLVMPFMGTDLGKLMKLERLSEDRVQFLVYQMLKGLKYIHSAGIIHRDLKPGNLAINPDCELKILDFGLARQADSEMTGYVVTRWYRAPEVILNWMHYTQTVDIWSAGCIMAEMLLGKPLFKGSDHLDQLREIMKVTGTPAADFVVKLHSQDAKNYIRSLPPVPKRDLQALFSTASSNAVCVLEKMLLLDPECRASASETLDLPFFSEYEEEEEEGEALPYDQTMDNTDLPLDQWKRHTFTEILTFRPPRDSKETSL; encoded by the exons ATGGGGACGCAGGTGGCCATCAAGAAACTCCACCGGCCCTTCCAGTCCAAACTCTTCGCCAAGAGGGCGTACCGGGAACTGCGGCTCctcaaacacatgaagcacGAAAAC GTCATCGGCCTGATGGACGTGTTCACCGCCGAGATCGCGTTGGACCGCCTGCGTGACTT TTACCTGGTGATGCCGTTCATGGGCACGGACCTCGGCAAGCTGATGAAGCTGGAGAGGCTCTCGGAGGACAGGGTCCAGTTCCTCGTCTACCAGATGCTGAAGGGCCTCAAG tacATCCACTCGGCAGGGATCATTCACAGG GACCTGAAACCTGGAAATCTAGCCATCAACCCGGACTGCGAGCTGAAG ATCCTCGACTTCGGCCTGGCGAGGCAAGCCGACTCGGAGATGACCGGCTACGTGGTGACGCGCTGGTACCGGGCGCCCGAGGTCATCCTCAACTGGATGCACTACACGCAGACCG TGGACATCTGGTCGGCCGGCTGCATCATGGCGGAGATGCTGCTGGGGAAGCCGCTGTTCAAGGGGAGCGATc accTGGACCAGCTCAGAGAAATCATGAAGGTCACAGGAACCCCGGCGGCGGACTTTGTGGTGAAGCTCCACAGCCaagac gccAAGAACTACATCCGGAGTCTCCCCCCGGTGCCCAAAAGAGACCTGCAGGCCCTCTTCTCCACAGCCAGCTCCAACG CCGTGTGCGTCCTGGAGAAGATGCTACTCCTGGACCCGGAGTGCAGGGCGAGCGCCTCGGAGACGCTGGACCTGCCGTTCTTCAGCGAgtacgaagaggaagaggaggagggggaggcgcTGCCCTACGACCAGACCATGGACAACACGGACCTGCCGCTGGACCAGTGGAAAC GTCACACCTTCACAGAGATACTGACCTTCAGGCCGCCCCGGGACTCCAAAGAGACGTCACTttag
- the mapk11 gene encoding mitogen-activated protein kinase 11 isoform X1, with translation MSARPGFYQQELNKTVWEVPERYQNLTPVGSGAYGSVCSAYDVVSRQKVAVKKLSRPFQSLIHSRRSYRELRLLKHMKHENVIGLLDVFTPAAALEDFNELYLVTNLMGADLNNIVKFQRLSDEHVQFLIYQLLRGLKYIHSAGLIHRDLKPSNVAVNEDCELRILDFGLARQADDEMTGYVATRWYRAPEIMLNWMHYNQNVDIWSVGCIMGELLKGKVLFPGTDYIDQLKRIMEVVGTPTPDLLKKICSEHAQKYIQSLPFMPQQDLEKIFRGANPLAVDLLKRMLVLDCDGRISASEALSHSYFSQYHDPDDEPEAPPYDQTLESKDRTLEEWKELVFEEVTCVKASGSKTDSLQAEP, from the exons ATGTCCGCCAGACCGGGATTCTACCAGCAGGAGCTGAACAAGACCGTGTGGGAGGTACCGGAGCGGTACCAGAACCTGACGCCGGTGGGCTCCGGAGCCTACGGATCGGTGTG CTCGGCGTACGACGTGGTCTCGCGGCAGAAGGTGGCGGTGAAGAAGCTGTCCCGGCCGTTCCAGTCCCTGATCCACAGCCGCCGGTCCTACCGGGAGCTGCGGCTGCTGAAGCACATGAAGCACGAGAAC GTCATCGGCCTGCTGGACGTCTTCACGCCCGCCGCGGCGCTCGAGGACTTCAACGAGCT CTACCTGGTGACCAACCTGATGGGCGCGGACCTCAACAACATCGTGAAATTTCAGCGGCTGTCAGACGAGCACGTGCAGTTCCTGATTTACCAGCTTCTACGCGGCCTCAAG TACATCCATTCAGCAGGATTGATTCACAGA gacctcaagcCCAGTAACGTGGCAGTAAATGAGGACTGCGAGCTGAGG ATCCTTGATTTTGGATTGGCCAGACAGGCGGACGACGAGATGACCGGGTATGTGGCGACTCGCTGGTATCGAGCGCCGGAGATCATGCTGAACTGGATGCACTACAATCAGAATG TGGATATTTGGTCAGTGGGATGCATTATGGGAGAGCTGCTGAAGGGAAAAGTCCTTTTTCCTGGCACCGACT ATATCGACCAGCTGAAGAGAATCATGGAGGTGGTTGGGACTCCGACACCCGACCTGTTGAAGAAGATCTGCTCTGAACAt GCACAGAAGTACATCCAATCTCTTCCCTTCATGCCCCAGCAGGACCTGGAGAAGATCTTCAGAGGAGCAAACCCACTGG CTGTCGATCTCCTAAAGCGCATGCTGGTTCTGGACTGTGATGGGAGGATCTCGGCCAGCGAGGCCCTTTCCCACTCTTACTTCTCACAGTACCACGATCCAGACGACGAGCCGGAGGCCCCGCCTTACGACCAGACGCTGGAGAGCAAAGACCGAACTCTAGAAGAATGGAAAG agTTGGTATTTGAAGAGGTGACCTGCGTCAAAGCATCCGGCAGCAAGACCGACAGCCTTCAGGCGGAGCCGTAA
- the mapk11 gene encoding mitogen-activated protein kinase 11 isoform X3, producing MSARPGFYQQELNKTVWEVPERYQNLTPVGSGAYGSVCSAYDVVSRQKVAVKKLSRPFQSLIHSRRSYRELRLLKHMKHENVIGLLDVFTPAAALEDFNELYLVTNLMGADLNNIVKFQRLSDEHVQFLIYQLLRGLKYIHSAGLIHRDLKPSNVAVNEDCELRILDFGLARQADDEMTGYVATRWYRAPEIMLNWMHYNQNVDIWSVGCIMGELLKGKVLFPGTDYIDQLKRIMEVVGTPTPDLLKKICSEHAQKYIQSLPFMPQQDLEKIFRGANPLAVDLLKRMLVLDCDGRISASEALSHSYFSQYHDPDDEPEAPPYDQTLESKDRTLEEWKEEVAQLDATDPRRASSRRAFHAVARTPPPKLHFTDLFKDASFLHHEYDYVSFEKGVFTACEMAQSGGESCHASVC from the exons ATGTCCGCCAGACCGGGATTCTACCAGCAGGAGCTGAACAAGACCGTGTGGGAGGTACCGGAGCGGTACCAGAACCTGACGCCGGTGGGCTCCGGAGCCTACGGATCGGTGTG CTCGGCGTACGACGTGGTCTCGCGGCAGAAGGTGGCGGTGAAGAAGCTGTCCCGGCCGTTCCAGTCCCTGATCCACAGCCGCCGGTCCTACCGGGAGCTGCGGCTGCTGAAGCACATGAAGCACGAGAAC GTCATCGGCCTGCTGGACGTCTTCACGCCCGCCGCGGCGCTCGAGGACTTCAACGAGCT CTACCTGGTGACCAACCTGATGGGCGCGGACCTCAACAACATCGTGAAATTTCAGCGGCTGTCAGACGAGCACGTGCAGTTCCTGATTTACCAGCTTCTACGCGGCCTCAAG TACATCCATTCAGCAGGATTGATTCACAGA gacctcaagcCCAGTAACGTGGCAGTAAATGAGGACTGCGAGCTGAGG ATCCTTGATTTTGGATTGGCCAGACAGGCGGACGACGAGATGACCGGGTATGTGGCGACTCGCTGGTATCGAGCGCCGGAGATCATGCTGAACTGGATGCACTACAATCAGAATG TGGATATTTGGTCAGTGGGATGCATTATGGGAGAGCTGCTGAAGGGAAAAGTCCTTTTTCCTGGCACCGACT ATATCGACCAGCTGAAGAGAATCATGGAGGTGGTTGGGACTCCGACACCCGACCTGTTGAAGAAGATCTGCTCTGAACAt GCACAGAAGTACATCCAATCTCTTCCCTTCATGCCCCAGCAGGACCTGGAGAAGATCTTCAGAGGAGCAAACCCACTGG CTGTCGATCTCCTAAAGCGCATGCTGGTTCTGGACTGTGATGGGAGGATCTCGGCCAGCGAGGCCCTTTCCCACTCTTACTTCTCACAGTACCACGATCCAGACGACGAGCCGGAGGCCCCGCCTTACGACCAGACGCTGGAGAGCAAAGACCGAACTCTAGAAGAATGGAAAG AGGAAGTGGCGCAACTCGACGCCACAGACCCAAGGAGAGCTTCGAGCCGCAGAGCTTTCCATGCTGTTGCAAGAACTCCACCACCAAAGTTACATTTTActgatttatttaaagatgCCAGCTTCTTACATCATGAATATGATTACGTTTCATTTGAGAAGGGAGTTTTTACGGCTTGTGAAATGGCTCAGAGCGGAGGCGAGTCATGCCATGCATCCGTGTGTTAA
- the mapk11 gene encoding mitogen-activated protein kinase 11 isoform X2, producing the protein MSARPGFYQQELNKTVWEVPERYQNLTPVGSGAYGSVCSAYDVVSRQKVAVKKLSRPFQSLIHSRRSYRELRLLKHMKHENVIGLLDVFTPAAALEDFNELYLVTNLMGADLNNIVKFQRLSDEHVQFLIYQLLRGLKYIHSAGLIHRDLKPSNVAVNEDCELRILDFGLARQADDEMTGYVATRWYRAPEIMLNWMHYNQNVDIWSVGCIMGELLKGKVLFPGTDYIDQLKRIMEVVGTPTPDLLKKICSEHVRDGKKDGIET; encoded by the exons ATGTCCGCCAGACCGGGATTCTACCAGCAGGAGCTGAACAAGACCGTGTGGGAGGTACCGGAGCGGTACCAGAACCTGACGCCGGTGGGCTCCGGAGCCTACGGATCGGTGTG CTCGGCGTACGACGTGGTCTCGCGGCAGAAGGTGGCGGTGAAGAAGCTGTCCCGGCCGTTCCAGTCCCTGATCCACAGCCGCCGGTCCTACCGGGAGCTGCGGCTGCTGAAGCACATGAAGCACGAGAAC GTCATCGGCCTGCTGGACGTCTTCACGCCCGCCGCGGCGCTCGAGGACTTCAACGAGCT CTACCTGGTGACCAACCTGATGGGCGCGGACCTCAACAACATCGTGAAATTTCAGCGGCTGTCAGACGAGCACGTGCAGTTCCTGATTTACCAGCTTCTACGCGGCCTCAAG TACATCCATTCAGCAGGATTGATTCACAGA gacctcaagcCCAGTAACGTGGCAGTAAATGAGGACTGCGAGCTGAGG ATCCTTGATTTTGGATTGGCCAGACAGGCGGACGACGAGATGACCGGGTATGTGGCGACTCGCTGGTATCGAGCGCCGGAGATCATGCTGAACTGGATGCACTACAATCAGAATG TGGATATTTGGTCAGTGGGATGCATTATGGGAGAGCTGCTGAAGGGAAAAGTCCTTTTTCCTGGCACCGACT ATATCGACCAGCTGAAGAGAATCATGGAGGTGGTTGGGACTCCGACACCCGACCTGTTGAAGAAGATCTGCTCTGAACAtgtgagagacggaaagaaagatggaatagaaacatga